A genomic window from Vigna radiata var. radiata cultivar VC1973A chromosome 2, Vradiata_ver6, whole genome shotgun sequence includes:
- the LOC106755578 gene encoding ubiquitin-conjugating enzyme E2 20, translating to MATNTIHGNNESAQPNNIASSKQPLPPAKTVDSQSVLRRLQSELMALMMSGDSGISAFPEEDNIFFWKGTISGSKDTVFEGTEYKLSLSFPNDYPFKPPKVKFETTCFHPNVDVHGNICLDILQDKWSSAYDVRTILISIQSLLGEPNISSPLNPQAAQLWSNQEEYRKTVEKLYKSAN from the exons ATGGCTACTAACACCATTCATGGCAACAATGAATCTGCTCAACCCAACAACATTGCTTCCTCAAAGCAGCCTCTTCCTCCTGCCAAGACAGTTGATTCTCAATCTGTTCTCAGAAg GCTGCAATCTGAATTGATGGCTTTGATG ATGAGTGGAGATTCTGGGATATCTGCATTTCCTGAAGAGGACAACATATTTTTCTGGAAAGGAACAATCAGTGGAAGCAAAGATACTGTGTTTGAAGGCACAGAGTATAAGCTGTCTCTCTCTTTTCCCAATGACTACCCTTTTAAGCCTCCAAAAGTCAAGTTTGAAACAACCTGCTTTCACCCCAATGTTGATGTTCATGGCAATATATGCTTAGACATACTCCAG GATAAATGGTCATCTGCATATGATGTCAGAACAATTCTTATATCCATCCAAAGTCTGCTTGGAG AGCCAAACATTAGTTCACCACTGAACCCACAAGCAGCACAGCTATGGAGCAATCAAGAAG AATACAGGAAGACGGTTGAGAAGTTGTACAAATCTGCAAATTGA